One Triticum dicoccoides isolate Atlit2015 ecotype Zavitan chromosome 5B, WEW_v2.0, whole genome shotgun sequence genomic window carries:
- the LOC119311349 gene encoding uncharacterized protein LOC119311349, which translates to MAPSTTTGAVPVPRCPVIFNGQNYRDWVQHMKLHMRGQLVWEHLSGALPCPLLPTPPAELAFPVDADETKQREMLDAFEEATEEYQNQLHLYKQWTNDDARASSILVNSMDVDLTMDVVALTTAYQMWEHLRHRYESTGDAMYLSVVRQEQQLQQGDATVDDFYKEMSAVWRQLDSLGADVCRRCQCCVRQQAKLEVRRLYDFLTRLRPEFEQSRAQLLARHPRLSTLEAFAEVRSEEVRLRSTGLLPSSSAVLAARVPPPLPGVPSSSQVVATSTSAFCNYCKQDGHMITECIKRRKQGRRGGRPQKDSGGSSNSREGSLEKVHQEMLTLLRRLTASAPSSGSAGSAGQTSGPPPHSSSGSSYGDSSWDRSSAP; encoded by the exons ATGGCGCCCTCCACCACCACCGGTGCTGTCCCAGTCCCACGATGTCCTGTTATCTTCAACGGACAGAACTACAGGGACTGGGTGCAGCACAtgaagctgcacatgaggggccAGCTGGTCTGGGAGCACCTCTCTGGTGCTCTGCCTTGTCCCCTGCTGCCCACTCCTCCAGCTGAGTTGGCCTTCCCTGTTGATGCCGATGAAACCAAGCAACGTGAGATGCTAGATGCTTTTGAAGAGGCCACTGAAGAGTATCAGAATCAACTCCACTTATACAAGCAATGGACAAATGATGATGCTCGAGCCTCTTCTATCTTGGTGAACAGCATGGATGTTGATCTCACCATGGATGTGGTGGCCCTTACCACTGCATATCAGATGTGGGAGCACCTTCGCCATCGCTATGAGTCTACAGGGGATGCCATGTATCTCTCTGTTGTTCGTCAAGAGCAACAACTACAACAGGGAGATGCTACTGTGGATGATTTCTACAAGGAGATGTCGGCGGTGTGGCGCCAATTGGACTCTCTGGGAGCTGATGTTTGTCGCAGATGTCAGTGTTGTGTGCGGCAACAAGCTAAGCTGGAGGTTCGTCGCCTCTACGACTTCCTCACTCGCCTCCGGCCGGAGTTCGAGCAGAGTCGTGCTCAGCTATTGGCACGCCATCCTCGGCTCTCTACTCTGGAGGCCTTTGCTGAGGTGCGATCTGAGGAGGTGCGCCTACGGAGCACGGGCTTATTGCCATCCTCTTCAGCAGTCCTGGCTGCCCGCGTTCCACCACCGCTGCCTGGTGTGCCCTCTTCTTCACAGGTGGTAGCAACCTCCACTAGTGCTTTCTGCAACTACTGCAAGCAGGATGGTCACATGATCACGGAGTGCATCAAGAGGAGGAAACAGGGTCGCCGTGGTGGCCGTCCTCAAAAGGACTCGGGAGGCTCCTCTAATTCTCGTGAGGGCTCCCTTGAGAAGGTTCACCAGGAGATGCTCACCTTGCTGCGCCGCCTTACTGCTTCTGCACCATCCTCAGGTTCTGCTGGTTCTGCTGGTCAGACGTCTGGTCCACCACCGCACTCTTCGTCAG GATCGTCGTACGGGGACTCTAGTTGGGATCGGTCCTCGGCGCCATGA